One genomic window of Carassius auratus strain Wakin chromosome 14, ASM336829v1, whole genome shotgun sequence includes the following:
- the LOC113113656 gene encoding uncharacterized protein LOC113113656, whose translation MMLIFGLMLLLQTAACLDQFCRFNQSDICYAAVGHKLNLLMVQNTSVYDTTIRKNINYNRTTDPVCRIKNDTMRVCDLYRNRPEVTVIKGTLIINRVIKADSGNYTVFFSLSDGSETSTDLQVNVEAPIGSVEVSISCFSSGAMRVSCSSEGDQLLYNWTLNGDPLMDGNSSFDLNEGTDGNITCSVKNHVSHGQKNIRLKPCPVLNISLIALGCVALILILLFITLYLIYKKKQVKSTPGTAGSVDVIYADISHESKSERVKTESLPTADVEYIEIQTQKKRKEEEVQYGEVMSTLNHSSAHTQPQEECIYSQVHK comes from the exons atgatgctgatctttggactgatgctgctgctgcagaCTGCTGCAT GTCTGGATCAGTTCTGCAGGTTTAATCAGTCTGATATCTGTTACGCAGCTGTGGGACACAAACTCAATCTGCTGATGGTGCAGAACACTAGTGTATATGACACGACGATACGAAAGAATATAAACTACAACAGAACAACTGATCCAGTTTGTAGAATAAAGAATGACACGATGAGAGTTTGTGatctttatagaaacagaccTGAAGTTACAGTCATTAAAGGGACTCTGATCATAAACCGTGTGATCAAAGCAGATTCAGGGAATTACAcagtatttttctctctctcagacggCTCAGAAACATCTACAGATCTTCAAGTGAATGTTGAAG CTCCTATTGGCTCAGTGGAAGTGTCCATCAGCTGCTTCTCCAGTGGGGCGATGAGGGTGTCCTGCTCCTCTGAGGGCGATCAGCTCCTCTACAACTGGACTCTGAATGGAGATCCTCTGATGGATGGAAACTCCAGCTTTGATCTGAATGAGGGAACTGATGGAAACATCACCTGCAGTGTGAAGAACCACGTCAGTCACGGGCAGAAGAACATTAGACTCAAACCCTGTCCTG TCTTAAATATCTCTCTGATTGCTTTGGGCTGTGTTGCGCTGATCCTGATTCTGCTGTTCATCACCTTATATCTCATCTACAAGAAAAAACAGGTCAAGTCGACACCAG GCACTGCTGGCAGTGTGGATGTCATATACGCTGATATCTCTCATGAGAGCAAGAGTGAAAGAGTCAAAACAG AATCCCTCCCGACTGCTGATGTGGAATACATTGAGATCCAAACGCAGAAGAAAAGGAAGGAGGAAGAGGTTCAGTACGGCGAGGTGATGTCCACTCTAAACCACTCAAGCGCTCACACACAGCCTCAGGAGGAGTGTATTTATTCTCAGGTACACAAATGA
- the LOC113114465 gene encoding uncharacterized protein LOC113114465 yields MMLIFGLMLLLQTAACLDQFCRFNQSDICYAALGHKLNLLMVQNTSVYDTTIRKNINYNTSTDPVCRIKNDTMRDCDLYRNRPVTVIIGTLIINRVIKADSGNYTVFFSLSDGSETSTDLQVNVEAPIGSVEVSISCFSSGAMRASCSSEGDQLLYSWTLNGDPLMDGGSSFDLNEGTDGNITCSVKNHVSHGQKTVRLQPCPVFSVTVFVLVWCFQLMVLLGLFHIELRHTSGKNQEDQKLRMRRFRERHEAEDS; encoded by the exons atgatgctgatctttggactgatgctgctgctgcagaCTGCTGCAT GTCTGGATCAGTTCTGCAGGTTTAATCAGTCTGATATCTGTTACGCAGCTCTGGGACACAAACTCAATCTGCTGATGGTGCAGAACACTAGTGTATATGACACGACGATACGAAAGAATATAAACTACAACACATCAACTGATCCAGTTTGTAGAATAAAGAATGACACGATGAGAGATTGTGatctttatagaaacagaccTGTTACAGTCATTATTGGGACTCTGATAATAAACCGTGTGATCAAAGCAGATTCAGGGAATTACAcagtatttttctctctctcagacggCTCAGAAACATCTACAGATCTTCAAGTGAATGTTGAAG CTCCTATTGGCTCAGTGGAAGTGTCCATCAGCTGCTTCTCCAGTGGGGCGATGAGGGCGTCCTGCTCCTCTGAGGGCGATCAGCTCCTCTACAGCTGGACTCTGAATGGAGATCCTCTGATGGATGGAGGCTCCAGCTTTGATCTGAATGAGGGAACTGATGGAAACATCACCTGCAGTGTGAAGAACCACGTCAGTCACGGACAGAAGACCGTTAGACTCCAACCCTGTCCTG TGTTTTCAGTGACTGTGTTTGTGCTGGTCTGGTGTTTTCAGCTGATGGTTCTTTTGGGTTTGTTTCACATTGAACTGAGACACACATCAG GAAAGAATCAGGAAGATCAGAAACTGAGAATGAGAAGATTTAGAGAACGACATGAAGCAGAAGATTCATGA
- the LOC113114466 gene encoding uncharacterized protein LOC113114466 translates to MMLIFGLMLLLQTAACLDQFCRFNQSDICYAAVGHKLNLLMVQNTSVYDTTIQKNINYNTATDPVCRIKNDTMRVCNLYSNRPEVTVIKGTLIINRVIRADSGNYTVSFSRSDGTFCTSTDLQVNVEAPIGSVEVSISCSSSGVMRASCSSEGDQLLYSWTLNGDPLMDGNSSFDLNEGTDGNITCSVKNHVSHGQKTVRLKPCPVFSVTVFVLVWCLQLMVLLGLLGGFHIHMRHTSEKSQEDQKLRMRRFRERHEDS, encoded by the exons atgatgctgatctttggactgatgctgctgctgcagaCTGCTGCAT GTCTGGATCAGTTCTGCAGGTTTAATCAGTCTGATATCTGTTACGCAGCTGTGGGACACAAACTCAATCTCCTGATGGTGCAGAACACTAGTGTATATGACACAACGATACAAAAGAATATAAACTACAACACAGCAACTGATCCAGTTTGTAGAATAAAGAATGACACGATGAGAGTTTGTAATCTTTATAGTAACAGACCTGAAGTTACAGTCATTAAAGGGACTCTGATCATAAACCGTGTGATCAGAGCAGATTCAGGGAATTACACAGTATCTTTCTCTCGCTCAGACGGCACATTCTGCACATCTACAGACCTTCAAGTGAATGTTGAAG CTCCTATTGGCTCAGTGGAAGTGTCCATCAGCTGCTCCTCCAGTGGGGTGATGAGGGCGTCCTGCTCCTCTGAGGGCGATCAGCTCCTCTACAGCTGGACTCTGAATGGAGATCCTCTGATGGATGGAAACTCCAGCTTTGATCTGAATGAGGGAACTGATGGAAACATCACCTGCAGTGTGAAGAACCACGTCAGTCACGGACAGAAGACCGTTAGACTCAAACCCTGTCCTG TGTTTTCAGTGACTGTGTTTGTGCTGGTCTGGTGTCTTCAGCTGATGGTTCTTTTGGGTTTGTTAGGAGGGTTTCACATTCACATGAGACACACATCAG AAAAGAGTCAGGAAGATCAGAAACTGAGAATGAGAAGATTTCGAGAACGACATGAAGATTCATGA